In Cervus elaphus chromosome 5, mCerEla1.1, whole genome shotgun sequence, the following proteins share a genomic window:
- the MSL1 gene encoding male-specific lethal 1 homolog isoform X3: MERRMQLVKKDNEKERHKLFQGYETEEREETELSEKIKLECQPELSETTQTLPPKPFSCGRSGKGHKRKSPFGSTERKIPVKKLAPEFSKVKTKTPKHSPVKEEPCGSLSETVCKRELRSQETPEKPRSSVDTPPRLSTPQKGPSTHPKEKAFSSEIEDLPYLSTTEMYLCRWHQPPPSPLPLRESSPKKEETVARCLMPSSVAGETSVLAVPSWRDHSVEPLRDPNPSDLLENLDDSVFSKRHAKLELDEKRRKRWDIQRIREQRILQRLQLRMYKKKGIQESEPEVTSFFPEPDDVESLMITPFLPVVAFGRPLPKLTPQNFELPWLDERSRCRLEIQKKQTPHRTCRK, encoded by the exons ATGGAAAGGCGGatgcagctggtaaagaaggaTAACGAGAAAGAAAGGCACAAGCTGTTTCAGGGCTATGAAactgaagaaagagaggaaacgGAGCTATCGGAGAAAATTAAACTGGAGTGCCAACCGGAGCTTTCTGAGACAACCCAGACTCTGCCTCCCAAGCCTTTCTCCTGTGGGCGGAGTGGAAAGGGACACAAAAG GAAATCCCCATTTGGAAGTACAGAAAGAAAGATTCCTGTTAAAAAGCTGGCTCCTGAATTTtcaaaagtcaaaacaaaaacTCCTAAGCACTCTCCTGTTAAAGAGGAACCCTGTGGTTCCTTATCTGAAACTGTTTGTAAACGTGAATTGAGGAGCCAAGAAACTCCAGAAAAGCCCCGGTCTTCAGTGGACACCCCGCCAAGACTCTCAACTCCCCAGAAGGGACCCAGCACCCATCCCAAGGAGAAAGCCTTCTCAAGTGAGATAGAAGATTTGCCGTACCTTTCCACCACAGAAATGTATTTGTGTCGTTGGCACCAGCCTCCCCCATCACCGTTACCATTACGGGAATCCTCTCCAAAGAAGGAGGAGACTGTAGCAA GGTGTCTGATGCCATCAAGTGTTGCAGGAGAAACTTCAGTCTTGGCTG ttcctTCTTGGAGGGACCACTCAGTAGAGCCTCTAAGGGACCCAAATCCTTCAGACCTTTTGGAG AACCTGGATGACAGTGTGTTTTCGAAGAGGCATGCAAAACTGGAGCTGgatgagaagagaaggaaaag ATGGGATATTCAGAGGATCAGGGAACAAAGAATTTTACAGCGACTGCAGCTCAGAatgtataaaaagaaaggaattcagGAATCTGAGCCCGAGGTTACCTCATTTTTCCCTGAGCCAGATGATG TTGAAAGTTTGATGATTACCCCCTTCTTGCCTGTTGTAGCATTCGGACGACCATTACCAAAACTAACTCCACA GAATTTTGAGCTGCCCTGGTTGGATGAGCGTAGCCGATGCAGGTTGGAGATCCAGAAGAAGCAAACACCTCATCGGACGTGTAGGAAATAG
- the MSL1 gene encoding male-specific lethal 1 homolog isoform X2 produces the protein MTMRSAVFKAAAAPAGGNPEQRLDYERAAALGGPEDEPGAAEAHFLPRHRKLKEPGPPLASSQGGSPAPSPAGCGGKGRGLLLPAGAAPGQQEESWGGSVPLPCPPPATKQAGIGGEPAAAGAGCSPRPKYQAVLPIQTGSLVAAAKEPTPWAGDKGGAAPPAATASDPAGPPPLPLPGPPPLAPTAAAGTLAASEGRWKSMRKSPLGGGGGSGASSQAACLKQILLLQLDLIEQQQQQLQAKEKEIEELKSERDTLLARIERMERRMQLVKKDNEKERHKLFQGYETEEREETELSEKIKLECQPELSETTQTLPPKPFSCGRSGKGHKRKSPFGSTERKIPVKKLAPEFSKVKTKTPKHSPVKEEPCGSLSETVCKRELRSQETPEKPRSSVDTPPRLSTPQKGPSTHPKEKAFSSEIEDLPYLSTTEMYLCRWHQPPPSPLPLRESSPKKEETVAIPSWRDHSVEPLRDPNPSDLLENLDDSVFSKRHAKLELDEKRRKRWDIQRIREQRILQRLQLRMYKKKGIQESEPEVTSFFPEPDDVESLMITPFLPVVAFGRPLPKLTPQNFELPWLDERSRCRLEIQKKQTPHRTCRK, from the exons ATGACCATGAGATCCGCAGTGTTCAAGGCGGCCGCGGCCCCTGCCGGCGGCAACCCTGAGCAGCGACTGGACTACGAGCGGGCTGCGGCGCTGGGCGGGCCCGAGGACGAACCTGGGGCGGCCGAAGCCCacttcctcccccggcaccgtaAGCTCAAGGAGCCGGGGCCCCCACTGGCCTCCTCCCAGGGCGGGAGCCCCGCGCCCTCACCCGCCGGCTGCGGCGGCAAGGGCCGGGGCTTGTTACTCCCGGCCGGGGCGGCCCCCGGGCAGCAGGAAGAGAGCTGGGGCGGCTCGGTGCCCTTGCCCTGTCCACCCCCGGCCACCAAACAAGCTGGCATTGGGGGGGAGCCAGCGGCAGCGGGAGCCGGCTGCAGTCCCCGACCCAAGTATCAGGCGGTGCTGCCCATTCAGACGGGCTCTCTCGTGGCGGCGGCCAAAGAGCCTACGCCCTGGGCTGGGGACAAGGGTGGGGCGGCTCCCCCAGCTGCCACCGCCTCGGACCCGGCGGGACCCCCACCACTACCTCTGCCCGGGCCGCCACCCCTCGCGCCCACCGCCGCCGCCGGGACCCTGGCGGCCAGCGAGGGCCGATGGAAGAGTATGAGGAAGAGCCCTCTCGGGGGTGGCGGCGGCTCTGGAGCTTCCAGTCAGGCCGCCTGCCTCAAACAGATCCTTCTGCTGCAATTGGACCTCAtcgaacagcagcagcagcagctgcaggccAAGGAAAAGGAGATCGAGGAGctgaagtcagagagagacacG CTCCTTGCTCGGATTGAACGTATGGAAAGGCGGatgcagctggtaaagaaggaTAACGAGAAAGAAAGGCACAAGCTGTTTCAGGGCTATGAAactgaagaaagagaggaaacgGAGCTATCGGAGAAAATTAAACTGGAGTGCCAACCGGAGCTTTCTGAGACAACCCAGACTCTGCCTCCCAAGCCTTTCTCCTGTGGGCGGAGTGGAAAGGGACACAAAAG GAAATCCCCATTTGGAAGTACAGAAAGAAAGATTCCTGTTAAAAAGCTGGCTCCTGAATTTtcaaaagtcaaaacaaaaacTCCTAAGCACTCTCCTGTTAAAGAGGAACCCTGTGGTTCCTTATCTGAAACTGTTTGTAAACGTGAATTGAGGAGCCAAGAAACTCCAGAAAAGCCCCGGTCTTCAGTGGACACCCCGCCAAGACTCTCAACTCCCCAGAAGGGACCCAGCACCCATCCCAAGGAGAAAGCCTTCTCAAGTGAGATAGAAGATTTGCCGTACCTTTCCACCACAGAAATGTATTTGTGTCGTTGGCACCAGCCTCCCCCATCACCGTTACCATTACGGGAATCCTCTCCAAAGAAGGAGGAGACTGTAGCAA ttcctTCTTGGAGGGACCACTCAGTAGAGCCTCTAAGGGACCCAAATCCTTCAGACCTTTTGGAG AACCTGGATGACAGTGTGTTTTCGAAGAGGCATGCAAAACTGGAGCTGgatgagaagagaaggaaaag ATGGGATATTCAGAGGATCAGGGAACAAAGAATTTTACAGCGACTGCAGCTCAGAatgtataaaaagaaaggaattcagGAATCTGAGCCCGAGGTTACCTCATTTTTCCCTGAGCCAGATGATG TTGAAAGTTTGATGATTACCCCCTTCTTGCCTGTTGTAGCATTCGGACGACCATTACCAAAACTAACTCCACA GAATTTTGAGCTGCCCTGGTTGGATGAGCGTAGCCGATGCAGGTTGGAGATCCAGAAGAAGCAAACACCTCATCGGACGTGTAGGAAATAG
- the MSL1 gene encoding male-specific lethal 1 homolog isoform X1, producing MTMRSAVFKAAAAPAGGNPEQRLDYERAAALGGPEDEPGAAEAHFLPRHRKLKEPGPPLASSQGGSPAPSPAGCGGKGRGLLLPAGAAPGQQEESWGGSVPLPCPPPATKQAGIGGEPAAAGAGCSPRPKYQAVLPIQTGSLVAAAKEPTPWAGDKGGAAPPAATASDPAGPPPLPLPGPPPLAPTAAAGTLAASEGRWKSMRKSPLGGGGGSGASSQAACLKQILLLQLDLIEQQQQQLQAKEKEIEELKSERDTLLARIERMERRMQLVKKDNEKERHKLFQGYETEEREETELSEKIKLECQPELSETTQTLPPKPFSCGRSGKGHKRKSPFGSTERKIPVKKLAPEFSKVKTKTPKHSPVKEEPCGSLSETVCKRELRSQETPEKPRSSVDTPPRLSTPQKGPSTHPKEKAFSSEIEDLPYLSTTEMYLCRWHQPPPSPLPLRESSPKKEETVARCLMPSSVAGETSVLAVPSWRDHSVEPLRDPNPSDLLENLDDSVFSKRHAKLELDEKRRKRWDIQRIREQRILQRLQLRMYKKKGIQESEPEVTSFFPEPDDVESLMITPFLPVVAFGRPLPKLTPQNFELPWLDERSRCRLEIQKKQTPHRTCRK from the exons ATGACCATGAGATCCGCAGTGTTCAAGGCGGCCGCGGCCCCTGCCGGCGGCAACCCTGAGCAGCGACTGGACTACGAGCGGGCTGCGGCGCTGGGCGGGCCCGAGGACGAACCTGGGGCGGCCGAAGCCCacttcctcccccggcaccgtaAGCTCAAGGAGCCGGGGCCCCCACTGGCCTCCTCCCAGGGCGGGAGCCCCGCGCCCTCACCCGCCGGCTGCGGCGGCAAGGGCCGGGGCTTGTTACTCCCGGCCGGGGCGGCCCCCGGGCAGCAGGAAGAGAGCTGGGGCGGCTCGGTGCCCTTGCCCTGTCCACCCCCGGCCACCAAACAAGCTGGCATTGGGGGGGAGCCAGCGGCAGCGGGAGCCGGCTGCAGTCCCCGACCCAAGTATCAGGCGGTGCTGCCCATTCAGACGGGCTCTCTCGTGGCGGCGGCCAAAGAGCCTACGCCCTGGGCTGGGGACAAGGGTGGGGCGGCTCCCCCAGCTGCCACCGCCTCGGACCCGGCGGGACCCCCACCACTACCTCTGCCCGGGCCGCCACCCCTCGCGCCCACCGCCGCCGCCGGGACCCTGGCGGCCAGCGAGGGCCGATGGAAGAGTATGAGGAAGAGCCCTCTCGGGGGTGGCGGCGGCTCTGGAGCTTCCAGTCAGGCCGCCTGCCTCAAACAGATCCTTCTGCTGCAATTGGACCTCAtcgaacagcagcagcagcagctgcaggccAAGGAAAAGGAGATCGAGGAGctgaagtcagagagagacacG CTCCTTGCTCGGATTGAACGTATGGAAAGGCGGatgcagctggtaaagaaggaTAACGAGAAAGAAAGGCACAAGCTGTTTCAGGGCTATGAAactgaagaaagagaggaaacgGAGCTATCGGAGAAAATTAAACTGGAGTGCCAACCGGAGCTTTCTGAGACAACCCAGACTCTGCCTCCCAAGCCTTTCTCCTGTGGGCGGAGTGGAAAGGGACACAAAAG GAAATCCCCATTTGGAAGTACAGAAAGAAAGATTCCTGTTAAAAAGCTGGCTCCTGAATTTtcaaaagtcaaaacaaaaacTCCTAAGCACTCTCCTGTTAAAGAGGAACCCTGTGGTTCCTTATCTGAAACTGTTTGTAAACGTGAATTGAGGAGCCAAGAAACTCCAGAAAAGCCCCGGTCTTCAGTGGACACCCCGCCAAGACTCTCAACTCCCCAGAAGGGACCCAGCACCCATCCCAAGGAGAAAGCCTTCTCAAGTGAGATAGAAGATTTGCCGTACCTTTCCACCACAGAAATGTATTTGTGTCGTTGGCACCAGCCTCCCCCATCACCGTTACCATTACGGGAATCCTCTCCAAAGAAGGAGGAGACTGTAGCAA GGTGTCTGATGCCATCAAGTGTTGCAGGAGAAACTTCAGTCTTGGCTG ttcctTCTTGGAGGGACCACTCAGTAGAGCCTCTAAGGGACCCAAATCCTTCAGACCTTTTGGAG AACCTGGATGACAGTGTGTTTTCGAAGAGGCATGCAAAACTGGAGCTGgatgagaagagaaggaaaag ATGGGATATTCAGAGGATCAGGGAACAAAGAATTTTACAGCGACTGCAGCTCAGAatgtataaaaagaaaggaattcagGAATCTGAGCCCGAGGTTACCTCATTTTTCCCTGAGCCAGATGATG TTGAAAGTTTGATGATTACCCCCTTCTTGCCTGTTGTAGCATTCGGACGACCATTACCAAAACTAACTCCACA GAATTTTGAGCTGCCCTGGTTGGATGAGCGTAGCCGATGCAGGTTGGAGATCCAGAAGAAGCAAACACCTCATCGGACGTGTAGGAAATAG